A single genomic interval of Aegicerativicinus sediminis harbors:
- a CDS encoding FkbM family methyltransferase encodes MIEYIRRQINKIFYIDVIRFPSTDLRRRKKLLDKYNINLVLDVGSNVGQYARQLRQIGYKGTIHSFEPQSKVFKILAKNSKSDSRWQCHNFGFGDKKQEMQINISENSYSSSILELTDSHLSTESKSKFVALEGIEVKKLDDFLPEISGKNNNVFLKLDVQGYEDRVLKGSSKSLDKIIGIQIEMSLVPMYSGEVLFIEMTEKLQSLGFKLQSLENGFYDRDSGQLLQVDGIFFKE; translated from the coding sequence ATGATTGAATACATAAGAAGACAAATCAACAAAATCTTCTATATAGACGTAATTCGGTTCCCTAGTACCGATTTACGTAGGCGCAAGAAGTTATTGGATAAATACAATATCAATCTGGTTCTAGATGTAGGTAGTAATGTTGGGCAGTATGCTCGGCAGTTGAGGCAAATAGGATATAAGGGAACGATACATTCTTTTGAACCTCAGTCAAAAGTATTCAAGATTCTAGCCAAAAATTCAAAGTCGGACTCGCGATGGCAGTGCCATAATTTTGGATTCGGAGATAAGAAACAAGAAATGCAAATCAATATTTCAGAAAATTCTTATAGCAGCTCAATATTAGAACTTACGGATAGTCATTTAAGTACTGAGTCAAAATCCAAATTTGTCGCTTTGGAAGGAATTGAAGTGAAAAAACTCGATGATTTCCTTCCAGAAATATCAGGTAAGAATAACAACGTTTTTCTAAAATTAGATGTACAGGGATATGAAGATAGGGTATTAAAGGGATCTTCAAAAAGTTTAGATAAGATTATAGGAATTCAAATAGAAATGTCCCTTGTGCCAATGTATTCTGGAGAAGTTCTTTTTATTGAAATGACTGAAAAGCTTCAGTCTTTAGGGTTTAAATTACAAAGTTTGGAAAATGGATTTTATGACAGAGATTCAGGCCAATTATTACAAGTAGACGGCATATTTTTTAAGGAATGA
- a CDS encoding glycosyltransferase family 2 protein: MKEPSLSVICASFNSGKTIEQTLNSILSQTDQNFEFIVIDNNSEDGTKEILKAYQTNFENSLIDYKWLSEADNGVYEAWNKGLRMAKGNWISFIGSDDCYNPEAIFSYSKKIRFLGEKKPDIIYSNVEVVDNENVRKIIEGEWKWSVFKRYMNIAHVGSFHNRTYFKQYGLFDESYKICGDYELLLRKKNRLNTLHIPIVLAQMGSQGLSNNRVFEVFKESWKAKKTTAGINDLLCFYDFCISLAKFQFRAITQ, from the coding sequence ATGAAAGAACCAAGCTTATCTGTAATTTGTGCTTCTTTCAATAGCGGCAAGACAATTGAGCAAACGTTAAATTCGATATTATCACAAACCGATCAAAATTTTGAATTTATTGTTATTGATAACAATTCTGAAGATGGGACCAAGGAAATATTAAAAGCTTATCAAACTAATTTTGAAAACTCACTTATTGACTATAAATGGCTTTCAGAGGCTGATAATGGTGTCTATGAAGCATGGAATAAAGGGTTGCGTATGGCAAAGGGAAATTGGATTTCATTTATAGGTTCGGATGATTGTTATAATCCAGAGGCAATCTTTTCTTATTCAAAAAAAATCAGGTTTTTAGGCGAGAAAAAACCAGATATAATATATTCTAACGTTGAGGTCGTTGACAATGAAAATGTTCGTAAAATAATTGAAGGTGAGTGGAAATGGTCTGTATTTAAAAGATATATGAATATTGCACATGTAGGAAGCTTCCATAACAGGACATATTTTAAACAATATGGATTATTTGATGAATCATATAAAATTTGTGGTGATTACGAATTGTTACTCCGGAAAAAAAACAGGTTAAATACACTTCATATTCCTATTGTTCTTGCACAAATGGGTTCTCAAGGCTTGAGTAATAATAGGGTTTTCGAGGTTTTTAAAGAATCCTGGAAAGCAAAAAAAACCACCGCCGGAATAAATGACCTACTGTGTTTTTATGATTTTTGCATTTCATTAGCTAAGTTTCAATTTAGGGCCATAACCCAATGA
- a CDS encoding glycosyltransferase: MKILHITEDYSKSSGGLRTAVKNLHEELLNYGWSSIILTAQNDTYDDTAQVIKGENKWLYSEKWKSNMQKLFEDNSFDVLHVHGVWMFPQYFAALFANKNKIPWVFSPHGMYEPWLWTQGTLKKKIYFHLFAKKVFKKANYFHAITISEKDNLKKLFGNINIKTIPNLALDLKTDIIANEKDEKFLLFVGRLDKKKGIELLIEAFAAIKDSNFKLKIVGETNFYKRNLDEIVEKLNLSQSVEFLGYVDGIAKQILYKRAFFLVYPSHSEAIGLVNLEAAMQSTPVLTTYETGLPQAWNNHGGILIHPNLQQLKEKLLIISSMTWQQRNDMGINLRKFVIENFSWKKRMSDWLSLYSSLK; the protein is encoded by the coding sequence ATGAAGATTTTGCACATAACGGAAGATTACTCCAAAAGTAGCGGAGGGTTGAGAACCGCAGTTAAAAACTTACATGAGGAGTTGCTTAATTATGGTTGGTCTTCAATTATTCTTACAGCGCAAAATGATACTTACGATGATACGGCTCAGGTTATTAAAGGTGAGAATAAATGGTTGTACAGTGAGAAATGGAAAAGTAATATGCAAAAACTTTTTGAGGATAATTCTTTTGATGTCTTGCACGTTCATGGGGTATGGATGTTTCCCCAGTACTTTGCCGCGCTTTTTGCCAACAAAAATAAAATTCCTTGGGTGTTTTCTCCACACGGAATGTACGAACCATGGTTATGGACACAAGGAACTTTAAAAAAGAAGATTTATTTTCATTTGTTTGCAAAAAAAGTATTTAAAAAGGCTAACTATTTTCACGCAATAACCATTTCGGAAAAAGATAATTTGAAAAAGCTATTTGGAAATATTAATATTAAGACTATACCAAACCTTGCGTTAGATCTGAAAACAGATATCATTGCTAATGAGAAAGATGAGAAGTTTCTGTTGTTTGTTGGAAGGCTGGATAAGAAAAAAGGTATTGAATTGCTGATAGAAGCATTTGCAGCAATCAAAGATTCTAACTTTAAATTGAAAATTGTTGGCGAGACCAATTTTTATAAAAGAAATTTAGATGAAATTGTTGAAAAATTAAATCTATCCCAATCCGTGGAATTTCTTGGGTATGTTGACGGAATAGCCAAGCAAATACTATATAAAAGGGCATTTTTCCTCGTTTATCCTTCCCATTCCGAGGCCATCGGTTTAGTAAATCTAGAAGCCGCTATGCAAAGCACTCCTGTTTTAACTACATATGAGACCGGTTTGCCTCAGGCTTGGAACAATCATGGAGGAATTTTAATACATCCAAACCTTCAGCAGTTAAAAGAAAAACTCTTAATAATAAGTTCAATGACATGGCAACAGCGTAATGATATGGGTATAAACCTAAGGAAATTTGTAATTGAAAATTTTTCCTGGAAGAAAAGAATGTCAGACTGGCTCTCTCTATATTCTAGTCTAAAATAA
- a CDS encoding O-antigen ligase family protein, whose product MKQLEILNLNAYKNLGRLSYISLGLFPFLKESFGSICIICCFIFVLVDFYKNHKDLQLGSTFWILSSVFWIFLVFQIITLRFDLKITLRNLPFVFIPLIFRFIPNYVSRSDLKWIVKCFQLSVVILFFFNLAMFLKGHTIFSLFEISPENIPLFRNFVYKNGVNQLHPTYFGYFALLSYSISFYKLVYDYEGKVYRNGHFVNTIICASIIFILVSKVILILWLLTTIILVAFLLKTKVKKFKAWRLAIVIFGFVVLSFPFKTMIQGRINEIRTEINRPISGDYFNSINIRVAILKCSVKLVKHTPFFGYGPNQQDYLNLCYADNYNSDFYEIQTYNSHNYFIYLLLYGGWLMLILFLVFFGMLFKTLKTNFLSTLFLVQILIVNLTENFLYRHYGIITFVLFSTIFAYFEILDEKKGNNALSV is encoded by the coding sequence ATGAAACAGTTAGAAATCCTTAATCTCAATGCATATAAAAACCTTGGACGACTTTCATATATTTCCTTAGGGTTATTTCCATTTCTTAAAGAAAGTTTTGGCTCTATATGCATTATTTGTTGTTTTATTTTTGTTTTAGTTGATTTTTATAAAAACCATAAAGACCTTCAGCTTGGTAGTACTTTTTGGATTTTATCATCGGTATTTTGGATTTTTCTTGTTTTTCAAATAATAACTTTAAGATTTGATTTAAAAATAACCCTAAGGAATTTACCTTTTGTTTTTATTCCCTTAATCTTCAGGTTTATTCCGAATTATGTGTCTAGGAGTGATTTAAAATGGATTGTCAAATGCTTTCAACTGAGTGTTGTAATTCTTTTCTTTTTTAATCTAGCAATGTTTTTAAAGGGACACACAATTTTTAGTTTATTTGAAATTAGCCCCGAAAATATCCCGCTTTTTAGAAATTTTGTCTATAAAAATGGGGTAAATCAATTACACCCAACCTACTTTGGGTATTTCGCTTTGCTGAGTTATTCCATTTCATTCTACAAACTGGTTTATGATTATGAGGGAAAGGTTTATAGGAATGGGCATTTTGTAAACACAATAATTTGTGCTTCCATCATTTTTATATTGGTTTCCAAAGTCATTTTAATCCTATGGCTTTTAACTACAATAATTTTGGTGGCCTTTTTGCTTAAAACTAAAGTCAAAAAATTTAAGGCTTGGCGGTTAGCTATTGTAATATTTGGTTTTGTAGTGTTATCATTTCCTTTCAAAACTATGATCCAAGGAAGAATAAATGAAATAAGAACAGAAATTAATCGACCCATATCAGGCGATTATTTCAATTCAATTAATATCAGGGTTGCAATATTAAAATGTTCAGTAAAATTAGTAAAACATACGCCTTTTTTTGGATATGGACCTAACCAACAAGATTATTTGAACTTGTGTTATGCCGACAACTACAACAGCGACTTTTATGAAATTCAAACCTATAATTCACATAACTATTTTATCTATTTATTACTATATGGTGGATGGTTAATGTTGATATTGTTTTTGGTGTTTTTCGGCATGCTTTTTAAAACACTGAAAACAAATTTCCTATCCACCCTGTTCCTAGTCCAAATTTTAATTGTTAATCTTACCGAAAACTTTTTATATAGGCATTACGGTATCATAACATTTGTGCTTTTTTCAACAATCTTTGCTTACTTTGAAATTTTAGATGAGAAAAAGGGAAATAATGCATTATCAGTTTGA
- a CDS encoding putative colanic acid biosynthesis acetyltransferase: MYQELNNFQLPPGFRGKSKIIVQLWWLCQWFLFNPSPQVCYGWRRFLLRLFGAKIGKGVLIRPSVKIVYPWKVTIGDYSWIGDEVNLYSLGQIQIGKNTVISQKSYLCGGGHDYTNRNFPIYSKPIIIEDDCWISTDVYIAPGIRVGEGTVVGARSSVFKDLPAGKICYGSPAIVIKERECK; the protein is encoded by the coding sequence ATGTATCAGGAGCTAAATAATTTTCAACTGCCTCCCGGTTTTAGAGGAAAATCCAAAATAATTGTGCAACTATGGTGGCTATGTCAATGGTTTTTATTCAATCCATCACCTCAGGTGTGTTACGGCTGGAGAAGATTTCTGTTAAGATTGTTCGGCGCAAAAATTGGTAAGGGTGTTCTCATTCGACCTTCAGTTAAAATCGTTTATCCATGGAAGGTTACTATTGGAGACTATAGTTGGATAGGTGATGAAGTAAATCTTTATTCCTTAGGCCAAATTCAAATTGGCAAGAATACCGTTATTTCACAAAAATCTTATTTGTGTGGAGGAGGCCATGACTATACAAACAGAAACTTCCCAATCTATTCTAAACCGATAATTATTGAAGATGACTGTTGGATTTCAACAGATGTTTATATAGCTCCAGGAATCAGAGTCGGCGAGGGAACTGTTGTGGGTGCCAGAAGTAGTGTTTTCAAAGATTTGCCCGCTGGCAAAATATGTTATGGTTCTCCTGCAATTGTAATAAAAGAGAGGGAGTGCAAATGA
- a CDS encoding WcaI family glycosyltransferase: MKVLLISLNFYPEDTAIGHYSTETALYLKSQGCEVTVIAGFPYYPQWKIWENYQKKGFYNSENYQGIRIFRFKQYVPKEPNFVRRLIHISSFTFGNILNMFRSGRQDVVIAVVPFLTSIFLAKIHNLFYGSKTWTHVQDFEIEALKNSGMAKRGKWQINLLDKIESQLLLKSHRVSTISPQMINKLRDKNIANSYYFPNFIDTKDFQKSVDEIHPYCEMDKYNILYSGNIGEKQDWDLFVELVQKLKDDKKVKFVVVGDGSKKKWLSKTLKGVSNAVFYDPIPMDYLPSLLNSADLHLLFQKKSIINSVMPSKILGMLGSNKPVLICAAEASGLCELINISNGGYCFSDYRVETVLSVVETLIKEKLDGKTFQSNGFMYVDNNFSRINVLKEFYLELTETLN, from the coding sequence ATGAAGGTTCTATTAATCAGCCTCAATTTCTATCCAGAAGATACTGCTATAGGACATTATTCAACTGAAACAGCATTGTATTTAAAATCCCAAGGATGTGAGGTAACTGTAATTGCAGGCTTCCCCTATTATCCCCAGTGGAAAATATGGGAAAATTATCAAAAAAAGGGGTTTTATAATAGTGAAAATTATCAAGGTATCAGAATTTTTAGGTTTAAACAATATGTTCCAAAAGAACCAAACTTTGTAAGAAGATTAATTCATATTTCTTCCTTTACTTTCGGCAATATCTTGAATATGTTTCGATCTGGTAGACAAGATGTTGTCATTGCAGTCGTCCCATTTTTAACTAGTATTTTTTTAGCTAAAATTCATAACCTTTTCTATGGTTCAAAGACTTGGACGCATGTTCAAGATTTTGAAATTGAAGCCTTAAAAAATTCAGGAATGGCCAAAAGAGGTAAATGGCAAATTAATTTGTTAGATAAAATTGAAAGTCAATTACTTCTAAAATCCCATCGAGTCTCAACTATAAGCCCACAAATGATCAATAAACTTAGAGATAAGAACATTGCAAACTCTTATTATTTTCCAAATTTTATAGATACTAAGGATTTTCAAAAATCAGTTGATGAAATTCATCCGTATTGTGAAATGGATAAATACAACATCCTTTATTCAGGAAATATAGGAGAAAAGCAGGATTGGGATTTATTTGTAGAGTTGGTTCAAAAATTAAAAGATGATAAAAAGGTAAAATTTGTTGTTGTTGGAGATGGCAGTAAAAAGAAATGGTTGAGTAAGACTTTAAAAGGGGTTTCTAATGCTGTCTTTTATGACCCAATACCTATGGATTATTTACCAAGTCTTTTGAATAGTGCGGACCTTCATTTGTTATTTCAAAAAAAATCCATAATAAATTCAGTGATGCCTTCAAAAATTTTGGGAATGTTGGGAAGTAACAAGCCAGTTTTGATTTGTGCAGCCGAAGCTTCAGGTTTGTGTGAATTAATAAATATTTCAAACGGAGGATATTGTTTTTCTGATTATAGGGTTGAGACTGTGTTAAGTGTTGTTGAAACTTTAATTAAGGAAAAACTAGATGGAAAAACCTTCCAAAGTAATGGCTTTATGTATGTTGATAATAATTTCTCCCGAATTAACGTATTGAAGGAATTTTATTTAGAGTTAACCGAAACACTTAATTAA
- a CDS encoding UDP-glucose dehydrogenase family protein: MKISVVGTGYVGLVTGTCLAETGNDVVCIDIDKEKVEKMQNGEVPIYEPHLDVIFERNIKANRLKFSTSLEEGLEHGDIIFLALPTPEDEDGSADLKYILGVADDIGKLIKEYKVIVDKSTVPVGTSDKVKEAIAKNAKVEFDVVSNPEFLREGFAVDDFLKPERIVVGASSERATKLMEKLYKPFVRSGNPIIVMDERSAELTKYAANSFLATKITFMNEIANFCELVGADVDKVRIGMGTDSRIGKRFLFPGIGYGGSCFPKDVKALHKSGKDENYQFKILDAVIDVNAKQKTAIIPKIKTYFNGDLKGKKFAIWGLAFKPETDDIREAPALYIIDELLAAGAEVVAFDPEAMPNVKRKLGDSISFADSMYDTLDGADALVICTEWSIFRTPNFNKVKDLLKNPVIFDGRNLYDVNDMIDLGFYYNSIGRKSS, from the coding sequence ATGAAAATTTCCGTAGTTGGTACCGGATATGTAGGTTTAGTAACAGGAACTTGTTTGGCTGAAACCGGTAATGATGTTGTTTGTATAGACATCGATAAAGAAAAAGTTGAAAAAATGCAAAATGGGGAGGTGCCAATATATGAGCCTCACTTAGATGTAATTTTCGAAAGAAACATAAAAGCAAATCGTTTAAAGTTCTCCACCTCCTTAGAGGAGGGTTTAGAGCATGGGGATATTATTTTCTTAGCCCTTCCAACACCAGAAGATGAAGATGGCTCGGCTGACTTAAAATATATACTTGGTGTAGCTGATGACATCGGAAAACTTATCAAAGAGTACAAAGTCATCGTGGATAAAAGCACAGTGCCTGTAGGCACTTCGGATAAAGTTAAAGAGGCTATCGCCAAGAACGCTAAAGTAGAATTTGATGTGGTCTCTAACCCAGAGTTCCTTCGCGAAGGTTTTGCCGTAGATGATTTTCTTAAACCAGAACGCATTGTAGTTGGCGCAAGTTCTGAGCGCGCAACTAAGCTAATGGAAAAACTTTACAAACCATTTGTGCGTTCAGGTAACCCGATTATCGTAATGGATGAACGTTCTGCCGAATTAACTAAATATGCCGCTAATTCATTCTTGGCGACCAAGATTACGTTTATGAATGAAATCGCAAATTTTTGCGAATTGGTTGGTGCGGATGTTGACAAAGTTAGGATTGGCATGGGAACTGATTCTAGAATAGGGAAGAGGTTTTTATTCCCAGGTATTGGTTATGGCGGTTCTTGTTTCCCTAAGGATGTGAAGGCCTTGCATAAATCTGGAAAGGACGAAAACTACCAGTTTAAAATTTTGGATGCCGTCATCGATGTGAATGCTAAACAAAAAACTGCAATTATCCCTAAGATTAAAACCTATTTTAATGGGGATTTAAAAGGTAAAAAGTTTGCAATTTGGGGACTAGCATTTAAACCTGAAACAGATGATATACGTGAAGCTCCAGCCTTATATATAATTGATGAATTATTGGCAGCGGGTGCTGAAGTTGTTGCATTTGATCCTGAAGCTATGCCTAATGTAAAACGCAAACTTGGTGATTCTATAAGTTTTGCTGATTCTATGTACGACACTTTGGATGGCGCCGATGCACTGGTAATTTGTACTGAATGGAGTATTTTTAGAACACCAAACTTTAATAAAGTAAAAGATTTATTGAAGAACCCCGTTATATTTGATGGTCGTAACCTATACGATGTTAATGATATGATTGATCTTGGGTTTTATTATAATTCAATAGGAAGAAAATCTAGTTAA
- a CDS encoding UDP-glucuronic acid decarboxylase family protein: MAETVLITGAAGFLGSHLSDRFIKEGFKVIGMDNFITGDSKNIKHLDSNPNFSFIEHDVTEFVHVDGPVDYILHFASPASPIDYLKIPIQTLKVGSLGTHNLLGLAKAKNARILIASTSEVYGDPLVHPQTEEYYGNVNTIGPRGVYDEAKRFQESITMAYHRFHGLETRIVRIFNTYGPRMRLNDGRVIPAFMGQALRGEDLTVFGDGSQTRSFCYVDDQVEGIFRLLFSDYSSPVNIGNPHEISIRDFAEEIIKLTGTNQKVIYKDLPKDDPMQRQPDITLAKELLGWEPKVGRAEGMRITFDYFKNLTEEELYKSEHKDFSKHIKY, encoded by the coding sequence GTGGCAGAAACAGTATTAATCACCGGAGCAGCGGGCTTCTTAGGTTCTCATTTAAGTGACCGGTTTATAAAGGAAGGATTTAAGGTTATCGGTATGGACAACTTCATTACCGGGGATTCTAAAAACATAAAACATTTAGACTCTAATCCTAACTTTTCTTTTATAGAACATGATGTTACTGAGTTTGTGCATGTTGATGGTCCGGTTGATTATATTCTTCATTTTGCCTCACCAGCGAGTCCAATTGACTATTTAAAAATTCCAATTCAAACGCTAAAAGTGGGTTCACTAGGAACCCATAATTTGCTTGGATTGGCAAAGGCTAAAAATGCACGTATCCTTATTGCTTCAACGTCTGAGGTTTATGGGGATCCATTGGTTCACCCACAAACTGAGGAATATTATGGTAATGTAAATACAATTGGTCCGCGTGGAGTTTACGATGAAGCAAAACGTTTTCAAGAATCGATTACTATGGCCTATCATAGGTTCCATGGCTTGGAAACACGTATTGTTAGAATATTCAATACTTATGGGCCAAGAATGCGTCTGAATGATGGCCGTGTTATCCCTGCATTTATGGGTCAGGCCCTCAGGGGAGAGGATTTAACAGTTTTTGGAGATGGAAGTCAAACCAGATCTTTCTGTTATGTTGACGACCAGGTGGAAGGAATTTTTAGATTACTGTTTAGCGATTATTCAAGTCCTGTTAATATCGGAAACCCTCATGAGATTAGCATTAGGGATTTTGCGGAGGAGATTATTAAATTAACAGGAACAAATCAAAAAGTCATTTACAAAGACCTCCCTAAAGACGATCCAATGCAACGTCAGCCCGATATTACCCTTGCAAAAGAGTTGCTTGGCTGGGAGCCGAAAGTGGGTAGGGCTGAAGGTATGCGGATTACTTTTGATTATTTCAAAAATCTTACAGAAGAAGAACTTTATAAAAGTGAACATAAAGACTTTTCTAAGCACATAAAGTATTGA
- a CDS encoding exopolysaccharide biosynthesis polyprenyl glycosylphosphotransferase — translation MSLFKQGRYSGLLRPFSYFLDLCIINGLALFVYFPDINGIVFISVISVSWILLSIASNFYEVYRYTREVTIISLLFKQLLLFTLITFAFSGFYREYGLMPDIIIKYVLLVFLLISIAKFAVFYLLQRYRTIRGGNYRKTVILGNNKRTLELQNFFTNNPEFGYVHKKTFAIKNLDNFSIEDCFRFIIEENIDEIYCSISELSNFQIGQVIDFADNNLKVLKFLPDNKEIYSKRLKYEYYNYIPVISLRNIPIDQPFNAFLKRTFDFIFSSLVIIFVLSWLTPILAILIKLESKGPVFFKQYRNGFNYREFECYKFRSMTPNDEAHLNQVTRGDERITKIGNFIRKTSIDELPQFFNVLFGDMSVVGPRPHMLSHTDIYARNIDKFMVRHFIKPGITGLAQISGYRGEVESENDIIGRVKHDIFYLENWSLLLDLKIIVKTFLNTVKGEDKAY, via the coding sequence GTGAGTCTATTTAAACAAGGGCGTTATTCTGGATTACTGCGTCCATTTTCGTACTTTCTTGATTTATGTATTATAAATGGACTCGCACTTTTTGTTTATTTTCCAGATATTAATGGGATAGTCTTTATTTCGGTCATATCCGTTTCATGGATATTACTCTCCATTGCATCCAATTTTTATGAGGTTTATCGCTACACACGTGAGGTAACCATCATTTCCTTGTTGTTCAAGCAATTACTTCTGTTTACCTTAATAACATTTGCATTTTCAGGTTTTTATAGGGAATATGGGCTGATGCCTGACATCATCATTAAGTATGTTTTGCTAGTCTTCTTGCTGATCTCCATTGCAAAGTTTGCAGTTTTTTATCTACTCCAAAGATATCGTACAATACGTGGTGGAAATTATCGTAAAACGGTGATTCTTGGCAATAATAAACGAACTTTAGAATTACAGAATTTTTTCACAAACAACCCAGAATTTGGTTATGTCCACAAAAAAACCTTCGCGATTAAAAACTTAGATAATTTTTCTATTGAGGATTGTTTTAGGTTTATCATTGAGGAGAACATAGATGAAATTTATTGTTCAATTTCTGAATTAAGCAATTTCCAAATAGGTCAAGTAATAGATTTTGCGGACAACAATCTCAAGGTTTTAAAGTTTCTACCTGACAATAAAGAGATTTATTCCAAACGGCTTAAATATGAATATTACAATTATATCCCGGTTATTTCTTTAAGAAATATTCCTATTGACCAACCATTTAATGCATTTTTAAAACGCACTTTTGACTTTATATTCTCTTCCTTGGTCATCATTTTCGTGCTTTCTTGGCTTACCCCAATACTGGCAATATTGATAAAATTAGAATCCAAAGGGCCCGTGTTTTTCAAGCAATACAGAAATGGGTTCAATTACAGAGAATTTGAATGCTATAAATTTCGTTCCATGACTCCAAATGATGAAGCACACCTTAACCAGGTTACACGAGGTGATGAGCGAATTACCAAAATTGGTAATTTCATAAGGAAAACCAGTATAGATGAGCTTCCACAATTTTTCAATGTTCTTTTTGGCGATATGTCGGTTGTTGGTCCAAGACCCCATATGTTAAGCCATACGGATATATATGCTAGAAATATTGACAAATTTATGGTGCGTCATTTTATAAAGCCAGGAATAACAGGTTTGGCACAGATTAGTGGCTATAGGGGTGAAGTTGAATCTGAAAATGATATCATAGGCCGTGTTAAACACGACATCTTTTACCTTGAAAATTGGTCTCTCCTATTAGACTTAAAAATTATTGTAAAAACGTTTTTGAATACTGTTAAAGGCGAGGATAAAGCGTATTAA
- a CDS encoding glycosyltransferase family 4 protein, giving the protein MKKEITIITNYFPPEMGAASNRIYQLAKSLKEKGHKITVVTPLPNYPEGKIFKGYNGKLTSKTTVDGIAINRLWLLPSKSKDKLWRVLSITSYCLSLSLYFLFTKLPRTVIIQSPPLFVAFTSVFWLKSKSRKLILNVSDLWPLAGKELKAIKSKKSLSLLEQMEAFNYRKSNIILGQSAEILHHISTLEPKKPTLLYRNFPNFNAPEAQYESDLGKKKMVYAGLLGIAQGIYGLCQKLDYSKLEFHIYGSGPEEEQIKTLIAEQPELNVQFHGSLPRQKLHEEIVQYDFAIVPLRNRIYGSVPSKIFEYAHLGLPMIYFAGGEGGELVAEFNLGWVVEPANFSELNILIKNLKIENYSTIKRSEIKEMAKIHFENSKQINELEKIL; this is encoded by the coding sequence TTGAAAAAGGAAATTACCATAATTACCAATTATTTTCCGCCCGAAATGGGTGCAGCCTCAAACCGAATATATCAGTTGGCCAAAAGTTTAAAAGAAAAAGGCCATAAAATAACAGTGGTTACACCTCTACCTAATTACCCCGAGGGTAAAATTTTCAAAGGCTATAATGGGAAACTTACCTCAAAGACAACAGTTGATGGAATTGCAATAAATCGCCTTTGGTTGTTACCTAGTAAGTCTAAGGATAAATTATGGCGCGTATTATCAATTACTTCATATTGCTTAAGTCTTAGTTTATATTTTCTATTCACTAAGTTGCCGAGAACAGTTATCATACAATCACCCCCACTCTTTGTAGCCTTTACTTCGGTCTTTTGGTTGAAAAGTAAAAGCCGAAAATTAATTTTGAATGTGAGTGATTTATGGCCATTGGCTGGCAAAGAGTTGAAAGCTATTAAATCCAAAAAAAGCCTTAGCCTTTTGGAACAAATGGAAGCCTTTAATTATAGAAAATCGAATATTATCCTTGGTCAGAGCGCAGAAATTCTCCATCACATTTCAACTTTAGAGCCAAAAAAGCCAACTTTATTATATCGAAATTTTCCAAATTTTAATGCACCGGAAGCTCAATATGAAAGCGATTTAGGGAAGAAGAAAATGGTTTATGCCGGCCTTTTGGGAATTGCTCAAGGTATTTATGGATTGTGTCAAAAATTGGACTATTCCAAGCTTGAATTTCACATTTATGGATCTGGCCCTGAAGAGGAACAAATAAAAACACTGATTGCCGAACAACCAGAATTAAACGTTCAATTTCACGGAAGTCTTCCGAGACAGAAACTACATGAAGAAATAGTGCAATATGATTTTGCAATCGTTCCGCTGAGAAACCGTATTTATGGTTCAGTCCCTTCCAAAATATTTGAATATGCCCATTTAGGTTTACCTATGATTTATTTTGCAGGTGGTGAAGGCGGAGAGTTGGTTGCAGAGTTTAATTTAGGTTGGGTGGTTGAGCCAGCTAACTTTTCAGAATTGAACATTTTGATAAAGAATCTCAAAATTGAAAATTATTCCACAATTAAACGTTCAGAAATTAAAGAAATGGCTAAAATTCATTTTGAAAATTCAAAACAAATAAACGAATTAGAAAAGATTCTTTAA